A single genomic interval of Candidatus Poribacteria bacterium harbors:
- a CDS encoding transposase, translated as MALKAHKIALRATEKQRSWFAQQCGYARVAFNYGLSDFKDGLSKDEWRSARTLRKRFNAEKREKFEWSGACDQRAAAYAFENLGDAITRWKKGENGFPKYKKRSHRQSYTVEGAKVKVADKHIRLPKIGRIRMFEALRFEGDIRSVTISRTAHRWFVSILVDTGTPKPPCDTRGLPVVGIDVGINTLATLDDGTKYHNPRPLNRYERKLKREQRKLSKKVFRSNNWQKQKRKVERIHYRIACIRADAHHKATTDIVKRASGIGIETLKITNMLKNRNLAKALSDSALGGFLEKLKSKAKVLGIPIIAAPQFFASSQTCSRCGHKKTDLSLSERQYHCQRCGFREDRDVNAALNLRPLAVGSAER; from the coding sequence ATGGCATTAAAAGCACACAAGATCGCGTTGCGCGCGACGGAGAAACAGCGTTCATGGTTTGCACAGCAATGTGGTTATGCGCGTGTTGCGTTCAACTATGGACTCTCTGACTTCAAAGATGGCTTATCCAAAGACGAATGGCGTTCTGCTCGGACGTTACGCAAAAGGTTCAATGCCGAAAAGCGTGAGAAGTTCGAGTGGAGTGGTGCGTGTGATCAGCGTGCTGCTGCGTATGCGTTTGAGAATCTCGGTGACGCAATAACCCGTTGGAAGAAAGGGGAAAACGGCTTCCCGAAGTATAAAAAACGTTCACATCGCCAATCCTACACCGTTGAAGGTGCGAAAGTGAAAGTTGCAGATAAACATATCCGTTTACCGAAAATCGGACGTATCCGTATGTTTGAAGCACTTCGTTTTGAAGGTGATATCCGTAGCGTGACGATTTCAAGGACGGCACATCGTTGGTTCGTCTCTATCCTTGTCGACACAGGAACACCGAAGCCTCCGTGTGACACACGCGGACTCCCTGTCGTTGGCATAGATGTAGGTATCAACACATTGGCAACCCTTGACGATGGCACGAAGTATCATAACCCGCGACCGTTGAATCGATATGAGCGGAAACTGAAACGCGAGCAGCGGAAGTTGAGCAAGAAGGTGTTTCGTTCTAACAACTGGCAGAAACAAAAGCGAAAGGTTGAACGTATTCATTACCGTATTGCGTGTATCCGAGCAGACGCTCACCACAAAGCAACAACAGATATTGTTAAGCGTGCATCTGGTATTGGTATTGAAACGTTGAAAATAACAAACATGCTCAAGAACCGAAATCTTGCCAAGGCACTATCGGATTCTGCATTAGGTGGTTTCCTTGAGAAACTCAAGTCTAAAGCAAAAGTGCTTGGGATTCCAATAATCGCAGCCCCGCAGTTTTTTGCGTCAAGTCAGACGTGTAGTCGTTGTGGACACAAGAAAACGGATTTATCGCTATCAGAGCGGCAGTATCATTGTCAGCGTTGTGGTTTCAGAGAAGATCGTGACGTAAACGCTGCTCTAAACTTAAGACCCCTCGCGGTCGGTTCGGCTGAGAGGTAA
- a CDS encoding ThuA domain-containing protein, whose translation MNILMLRHSAGFEHSYLPNAEVTLKQLGAENGWNVLTTHRCELINAENLEKQDLVAFATTGNLAFDDAQKEALLSFVRNGKAFLGIHNATDTCYDWPEYGKMLGGYFAGHPWHEEVNVIVEDSDHPATRMLGSSFKVVDEIYTFKNWDRNKTRVLMRLDNDSIDLSRGNREDHDYALGWCHTYGQGRVMYTALGHPDELWAQKWFHEHIVGCIRWAAGLED comes from the coding sequence ATGAACATTCTTATGTTGCGCCATTCCGCCGGTTTTGAGCACTCGTATCTACCCAATGCTGAAGTTACACTGAAGCAACTCGGTGCAGAAAACGGTTGGAACGTCCTCACAACACACCGTTGCGAACTGATAAACGCTGAAAATCTGGAAAAACAGGACCTCGTCGCCTTCGCAACCACCGGTAATCTCGCTTTTGACGATGCACAGAAAGAGGCACTCCTGAGTTTCGTACGCAACGGAAAAGCCTTCTTGGGCATCCATAACGCAACGGATACCTGCTACGATTGGCCCGAATATGGCAAGATGCTCGGCGGCTATTTTGCCGGACACCCCTGGCACGAAGAAGTGAATGTTATCGTCGAGGATTCCGACCATCCTGCAACCCGCATGCTCGGCAGCAGCTTCAAAGTCGTTGATGAAATTTATACCTTCAAAAACTGGGATCGCAACAAAACCCGCGTGCTCATGCGATTGGACAATGATTCCATCGATCTCTCTCGCGGAAACCGTGAAGACCACGACTACGCACTCGGATGGTGTCACACTTATGGGCAGGGGCGCGTGATGTACACAGCACTCGGTCACCCTGATGAACTCTGGGCCCAAAAATGGTTCCACGAACACATTGTTGGGTGTATCCGATGGGCTGCCGGACTCGAAGACTAA
- a CDS encoding Gfo/Idh/MocA family oxidoreductase yields the protein MAKIRMAQYGTKHGHAGGKLQAMLVNPDVEVAGVFEPDAEQRTKLQNDGGRFADVHWYTDAAEMLNDESIVAIASEGNNAESLDQTEEIVNAGKHVWYDKPAGENWEQWQQVINTAQEKSLLVQMGYMLRYHSAFKQVAEWVKSGFLGDVFSVRAHMSTNIPHESRKRISEHIGGIFFDLGGHVLDQVLWLLGRPEKVTSFLRNDGDSVEPFKDNTLTVYEFDKAMAFISISALEPRPVARRFEVYGSAGSAIIVEPFEPGLKIRLCLEEAKDGYVAGEQVVEIDGESRQRTYELELDAFLATIAGEQEPDRPVSHELLVQETLLRATGVIAD from the coding sequence ATGGCGAAAATACGGATGGCACAGTATGGGACGAAACATGGGCACGCAGGTGGGAAACTACAAGCAATGCTTGTGAACCCTGATGTTGAAGTTGCGGGGGTGTTTGAACCGGATGCGGAACAGCGCACGAAACTTCAGAATGACGGTGGCAGATTTGCGGATGTCCATTGGTATACGGACGCAGCGGAGATGCTAAATGATGAAAGTATCGTTGCAATTGCTTCGGAAGGGAACAACGCAGAAAGTTTGGATCAGACTGAAGAAATTGTGAATGCTGGTAAACACGTCTGGTACGACAAACCTGCGGGTGAGAACTGGGAGCAGTGGCAGCAGGTCATTAATACTGCTCAAGAAAAATCTCTGCTCGTGCAGATGGGGTATATGTTGCGGTATCACTCCGCCTTTAAACAGGTCGCCGAGTGGGTGAAATCCGGCTTTTTAGGCGATGTTTTTTCCGTTCGCGCTCACATGTCAACGAACATCCCTCACGAATCACGCAAGCGCATCAGTGAACACATCGGCGGCATCTTTTTTGATTTAGGTGGACACGTACTTGACCAGGTGCTGTGGCTTCTCGGACGACCGGAAAAGGTGACTTCTTTCCTCCGAAACGATGGCGACTCGGTGGAGCCTTTCAAAGATAATACATTGACGGTGTATGAATTCGATAAGGCGATGGCGTTTATATCCATCTCTGCTTTGGAGCCACGTCCAGTCGCACGCCGATTTGAGGTCTACGGTAGTGCGGGAAGTGCTATCATTGTTGAACCCTTTGAGCCGGGGTTGAAGATTCGCCTCTGCTTAGAAGAAGCAAAAGATGGGTATGTAGCGGGTGAACAAGTCGTGGAGATAGATGGTGAAAGCCGTCAACGGACTTATGAACTGGAGTTGGATGCGTTTTTAGCGACTATCGCAGGAGAGCAGGAACCTGATCGTCCGGTATCGCATGAATTGTTGGTGCAGGAGACGCTTTTGCGGGCAACAGGGGTTATCGCGGATTAA
- the argJ gene encoding bifunctional glutamate N-acetyltransferase/amino-acid acetyltransferase ArgJ, with translation MKKIEGGLTAVQGVRAAGIHAGIKTADTKDITLIVTDTPAAAAGVFTKNSVTAAPVILCREHLSDGQAQAVIVNSGNANACTGELGMANARRMASATAEQLGIDAELVLVSSTGVIGQQLPMDKIENGIQIAANALSTEGGDDAAEGIMTTDTHPKSIAVEVEIAGVPVRIGGIAKGSGMGAPNMATMLSYLTTDARINRETLQSALNRVVDDTYNLLTIDTDRSTNDTVILLATGRADNTDIVVANGENYEAFCEGLQFVCTELVKMLARDGEGATKLVEVVVKRAKDREDAEKAARAVAESPLVKTAIFGNDANWGRIMMAIGKSEAEFDPYQVDVWIADYQLVKDGMDAGYDEDKATALFAQDSLRITIDLRAGDTEITMWTCDYSYDYIRINADYRT, from the coding sequence ATGAAAAAAATAGAGGGTGGACTTACCGCCGTCCAAGGTGTCCGTGCAGCAGGTATTCACGCAGGTATTAAAACCGCAGATACAAAAGATATAACACTCATCGTCACCGATACCCCTGCAGCCGCCGCCGGCGTCTTCACAAAAAATAGCGTCACCGCTGCACCCGTCATCCTATGCCGTGAACACCTCAGCGATGGACAGGCACAAGCCGTTATCGTCAATAGCGGGAACGCCAACGCTTGCACCGGCGAACTCGGTATGGCAAATGCAAGACGGATGGCATCCGCAACAGCCGAGCAGCTCGGTATAGACGCGGAGCTTGTTCTCGTCTCTTCAACCGGTGTTATTGGACAGCAGCTGCCGATGGACAAAATCGAAAATGGAATCCAAATCGCTGCGAACGCACTCAGCACCGAAGGCGGAGACGATGCTGCTGAAGGTATTATGACAACCGATACACACCCGAAATCTATCGCCGTAGAGGTAGAGATTGCCGGCGTACCCGTGAGGATTGGTGGAATCGCTAAAGGGTCTGGTATGGGTGCACCCAATATGGCGACGATGCTCTCCTATCTGACAACAGATGCGCGAATCAACCGTGAAACGCTCCAATCTGCTTTAAATCGTGTTGTAGACGATACGTACAACCTCTTAACAATTGACACCGATCGCAGCACAAATGACACCGTGATTCTCCTCGCAACCGGACGCGCTGACAACACGGACATCGTTGTAGCAAACGGCGAAAATTACGAAGCATTCTGTGAGGGACTTCAGTTCGTTTGCACCGAATTGGTTAAAATGCTCGCTCGCGACGGTGAAGGCGCGACGAAACTTGTTGAGGTGGTCGTTAAACGCGCTAAGGACCGTGAAGATGCGGAAAAAGCCGCCCGTGCTGTCGCCGAGTCACCGCTCGTCAAAACCGCTATTTTCGGCAACGATGCCAATTGGGGACGCATTATGATGGCAATCGGTAAATCTGAAGCAGAATTCGATCCGTATCAGGTGGATGTCTGGATTGCCGATTATCAACTCGTCAAAGACGGAATGGATGCCGGTTACGATGAAGATAAAGCCACTGCTTTATTCGCGCAAGATTCCCTGCGGATCACCATTGATCTTCGGGCTGGGGACACTGAAATCACAATGTGGACGTGCGATTATTCCTACGATTATATCCGAATCAACGCGGATTACCGAACATAA
- a CDS encoding aspartyl protease family protein, translating into MRHTTEIQLANLSDLFLVQAGVIDAEDVRRLTVNDALVDTGATRLCLPISLIEHLGLTPVGRRTARTANGIVARTIYSEVEYTLLERSGTIRVTDLPEGSPILIGHMVLEDLDLCVEMRKGLIYNPAHGDDWIEEQL; encoded by the coding sequence ATGAGACACACAACTGAAATCCAACTCGCGAATCTAAGCGATCTATTTTTGGTACAGGCAGGGGTTATAGATGCCGAGGATGTGCGGCGACTCACCGTTAACGATGCACTTGTAGATACCGGGGCGACTCGTCTCTGCTTGCCAATATCGCTCATTGAACACCTGGGCCTCACACCTGTCGGCAGACGGACAGCGAGAACTGCTAACGGCATCGTGGCGCGCACCATCTATTCTGAGGTTGAATATACTCTCTTGGAACGAAGCGGCACCATCCGAGTCACTGATCTGCCTGAAGGTTCACCAATCCTCATTGGACACATGGTCTTAGAAGACCTTGACCTCTGTGTTGAAATGAGAAAAGGCCTGATTTACAATCCCGCACACGGTGATGATTGGATTGAGGAGCAGCTCTGA
- a CDS encoding sigma-54 dependent transcriptional regulator, with product MKREVLIIDDNQGSDGLEHFLKTKDYFPVVVDNVDKGLVKIEESENLKVALLNVELSGINGLEALKKIKDRYPDVIVIVIRAEVNTTRKAMRFGALDVMSKYANMEDIHRVLDLVFRRLSIRNETALIPEIKMPEEQDSLVGESRPMFEVNKEIGRVADNKISVLIEGETGTGKWLVARLIHKESGRAKKPFILIDCGALPDKLLEGELFGYVKGAYTDADPKGKPGQFEEADGGTLFLDEVSNMTPQLQKKLLTVLQTGNFSRVGETKVRKVDVRVISATNENLEQLVEEGKFREDLYHRLCGYQISLPPLRERVEDIPLLVAYFLQRIKKENGTQMYGVSKKVMRLFEAYNWPGNVRELENYLKRAAINSQDDVILLNDLPQTIWDGGSDGGVPEMPETPLYENLLDLPVAVFCQLLSDRRSDITGSQIIEWWKVFANDGSARAHKAKREIDDWLVEWHTSWLTFPKLSERIQEVIDAAVSVLSDLRDEAGSKLIEEVEPISIKGRTLNSSLAAVLREVVKAHGENKEKAVKELGIDLEELEKWLSYPTEDDGNDATDSFSTSTRTSRSLELIPNNVIKRLLIEPIKFFVLDPFLQNEWEEKAPEDQIRIVHLDLKVLSKRLRGSHGCIYFGGMTFKQIKRNIYRRAPYIYDDHDQAAEALGKDVRTFERRWPKEKEFPTDHTLLVG from the coding sequence ATGAAAAGAGAAGTATTAATAATTGACGATAATCAAGGTTCGGATGGATTGGAGCATTTCCTAAAGACGAAGGACTACTTTCCTGTTGTTGTTGACAACGTTGACAAAGGTTTGGTAAAAATTGAGGAATCCGAGAATCTGAAAGTTGCCTTGCTTAATGTGGAATTGTCAGGGATAAACGGTTTAGAGGCGTTGAAGAAAATTAAGGACAGGTACCCAGATGTAATTGTAATCGTGATTAGAGCAGAAGTAAACACAACGAGAAAGGCAATGCGTTTCGGGGCATTAGATGTTATGTCTAAATACGCTAATATGGAAGATATCCATAGAGTCCTTGATCTCGTGTTTCGTCGGTTATCTATCCGAAACGAAACAGCCCTGATTCCTGAGATAAAAATGCCTGAGGAGCAGGACTCTCTCGTTGGAGAAAGCAGACCAATGTTTGAAGTGAATAAAGAAATTGGACGAGTAGCCGACAATAAAATTTCAGTGTTGATTGAAGGTGAAACAGGCACCGGAAAATGGCTGGTCGCGCGCTTAATTCACAAAGAAAGTGGACGTGCAAAGAAACCGTTTATCTTAATTGATTGCGGTGCGTTGCCTGATAAACTCCTTGAAGGTGAGTTATTTGGCTATGTAAAGGGAGCATACACAGATGCGGATCCAAAGGGTAAACCGGGACAATTTGAAGAGGCGGATGGTGGCACCCTTTTTCTTGATGAAGTTAGTAATATGACCCCGCAACTCCAGAAGAAACTCCTGACTGTGCTGCAAACAGGAAATTTCTCGCGAGTAGGCGAAACTAAGGTGCGTAAAGTAGATGTACGTGTGATCAGTGCTACCAATGAGAATTTGGAGCAACTGGTTGAAGAAGGAAAGTTCCGAGAGGATTTGTACCACCGTCTCTGCGGCTATCAAATCTCCCTGCCGCCCTTGCGAGAACGAGTGGAGGATATTCCGTTACTCGTCGCGTACTTTCTGCAGCGTATTAAAAAAGAAAATGGTACGCAAATGTACGGTGTTTCTAAAAAGGTGATGAGATTATTCGAAGCGTATAATTGGCCCGGCAACGTTAGAGAGTTAGAGAATTACCTGAAAAGGGCAGCGATAAATTCCCAAGACGACGTGATTCTGTTGAACGACCTCCCACAAACTATCTGGGATGGAGGTTCAGACGGAGGCGTGCCAGAAATGCCAGAAACACCACTGTATGAGAACCTGCTTGATTTGCCAGTCGCGGTGTTCTGTCAGCTGCTCTCTGATAGGCGGTCAGATATCACTGGCAGCCAAATCATTGAGTGGTGGAAAGTGTTCGCTAATGACGGGAGTGCCCGTGCCCATAAGGCCAAACGCGAAATTGATGATTGGCTGGTCGAATGGCACACGAGTTGGTTAACGTTTCCTAAGTTATCGGAACGTATTCAGGAGGTGATTGATGCCGCTGTTTCTGTATTATCAGACCTTCGAGATGAAGCGGGTTCCAAACTCATAGAGGAAGTTGAGCCCATCAGTATAAAAGGAAGAACCCTCAACAGTAGCCTTGCTGCAGTTCTGCGGGAGGTCGTAAAGGCACATGGTGAAAATAAAGAAAAAGCCGTGAAAGAATTGGGTATTGATCTTGAGGAGCTTGAGAAGTGGCTGTCGTATCCGACAGAAGATGATGGAAATGACGCGACAGATTCATTTTCGACATCTACAAGGACTTCGCGCTCGCTCGAACTGATTCCTAACAATGTGATCAAAAGACTTCTTATAGAACCAATCAAGTTCTTCGTTTTGGATCCTTTCTTACAAAACGAATGGGAGGAGAAAGCACCAGAGGATCAGATACGAATTGTCCACCTCGATTTGAAAGTGCTATCTAAGCGTTTGCGGGGCAGCCATGGCTGTATCTATTTCGGCGGAATGACCTTTAAGCAAATTAAGAGGAATATTTATCGCCGAGCACCATACATATATGATGATCATGACCAAGCAGCTGAGGCACTGGGCAAAGATGTGAGAACGTTCGAGAGGCGATGGCCAAAAGAAAAAGAGTTCCCGACTGATCACACGCTTTTAGTGGGGTAG
- a CDS encoding T9SS type A sorting domain-containing protein encodes MERKLFAVTTIICLIMLGIIAGASAETIDIAGPWLWMIAPVPFNEGGADSIDFDSLNEASSGAVTEEMIADEGANVGDFVGDYQWTPGEISVERPRLFDLFGAGNINDTLNAIGFIEGNVDHATSYALINIESKIDQGATMKVGSDDAIKVWLNGIVVYTDAVNRSSRGYQDTFQVNLHAGDNLLMVKVSEREGKWRMFVGLDVPNPIALKQTTRGQPTPTVHGNTANEYPELTLFNPEEAVKCDKYLKLTLSNPEEAVKCVVYSPQGDVLAAGGNDNHIYLWGGSTGDYLGRLIDENPNEKGIGTDHHGDVNSIAFSPDNKWFASGTQRGYIRVWRRSKRTWAEAGAWTEHHLPLKLDNTVRSVAFSPDSRFLACGTNGDKVHVYRYFSRRAEWRKISTLQAHTHNVSSVAFHPTVPLVLASGNDNGQVLLWEVTTGDVGTPLQIPEPLKEVDSIAFSPDGSRLASGYRDGRVILWRAAGDWLLEKQSQPHSGAVQSLAFDPSGTLLLSGSSDQTIGVLDGHMGSTQFSLGAGRNIGKVSSVTFSPCSNAIAFGTETTSTNVYQLPYEGIADLTKIGAHLKPPDDFISQVAFFGEAAENCEWASPEACTSTYFVLKAQFVEVIGAPFSGVEIRKCTIILDIPGVPTHRVAIPDALNVLNPLNDEDPRRLDTPGYFMFPLISPNTKIKELVGTTVQSLVVQGIGAIPFLGNALAIIGAVETVIQAGEDFYKILESTADPKIVVRSEDAHRILFMIKSRVSRIDFTLVQEFQPKEEEWRTLLNPLKNPLNPQQIPAEWVRNGISPSLGEISDWIDERLVPTFKLRYEGTWDLENGTLAAPRAQLMLLANYPPFQELPPEVQKYLFQHFRGLANPEAWQVPEVTSLLPNYPNPFNPETWIPYQLAKPADVTLTIYDIQGRVVQNLDLGHQRAGMYHRRSRAAHWDGRNALGEPVASGLYFYTLTAGDFSATRKMLIRK; translated from the coding sequence ATGGAAAGGAAACTCTTCGCGGTTACAACGATAATCTGTCTAATAATGTTAGGCATCATTGCGGGTGCCAGTGCAGAAACAATAGATATTGCAGGACCTTGGCTCTGGATGATCGCCCCAGTACCATTTAATGAAGGTGGAGCAGATTCTATAGATTTTGATTCACTTAATGAAGCGAGCTCCGGTGCGGTTACTGAAGAAATGATAGCGGACGAAGGTGCTAACGTGGGCGACTTCGTTGGAGATTACCAATGGACCCCGGGGGAAATTTCTGTAGAAAGACCCAGATTGTTTGATTTGTTTGGTGCCGGTAACATCAATGATACTCTCAACGCGATCGGGTTTATAGAAGGCAATGTAGATCATGCGACATCTTATGCCCTGATTAATATTGAATCCAAGATAGATCAGGGTGCAACGATGAAAGTCGGTTCTGATGACGCTATCAAAGTTTGGCTCAACGGTATCGTCGTCTACACCGATGCTGTAAACCGTAGCAGTAGAGGTTACCAAGATACCTTTCAAGTAAACCTGCACGCGGGCGATAATCTCTTGATGGTTAAAGTCAGTGAGCGAGAAGGGAAGTGGCGTATGTTCGTCGGTTTGGATGTGCCAAATCCGATAGCGTTGAAGCAAACCACAAGAGGGCAACCTACACCAACTGTCCACGGCAATACAGCGAATGAGTACCCGGAGCTCACCTTGTTTAATCCTGAAGAGGCAGTCAAATGTGATAAATATCTGAAGCTCACCTTGTCTAATCCTGAAGAAGCAGTCAAATGTGTGGTCTATAGTCCGCAAGGAGATGTCTTAGCAGCCGGCGGCAATGACAACCACATCTATCTATGGGGAGGGAGCACAGGTGACTACCTCGGTAGACTTATAGATGAAAATCCGAACGAGAAGGGAATAGGGACCGATCACCACGGAGATGTCAACAGTATAGCCTTTAGTCCAGATAACAAATGGTTTGCCAGTGGGACTCAGCGTGGATATATCCGCGTGTGGCGCAGGTCTAAGCGTACCTGGGCAGAAGCGGGAGCGTGGACAGAACACCACCTACCCCTCAAACTTGATAACACCGTTCGGAGTGTCGCTTTTAGTCCTGATAGCAGATTCCTGGCGTGTGGAACAAACGGTGACAAAGTGCATGTGTACAGGTATTTTTCACGTCGGGCGGAATGGCGGAAAATCTCAACGCTGCAGGCCCATACCCACAATGTGTCAAGCGTCGCCTTTCATCCGACCGTGCCCCTTGTGCTCGCCAGCGGGAATGATAACGGCCAGGTACTGCTCTGGGAGGTAACCACGGGTGATGTCGGCACGCCCTTACAAATACCAGAGCCGTTGAAAGAGGTCGATTCTATTGCCTTTAGTCCCGATGGTTCTCGCCTCGCAAGTGGCTACAGAGATGGTCGGGTGATCTTGTGGCGGGCAGCAGGGGATTGGTTGCTTGAGAAGCAAAGTCAACCACATTCAGGTGCTGTGCAGAGCCTTGCTTTTGACCCAAGTGGAACGCTGCTGCTGAGTGGGAGTTCGGATCAAACAATCGGTGTCTTAGATGGACACATGGGTTCGACGCAATTTTCTCTGGGAGCCGGGAGGAACATTGGCAAGGTTTCAAGCGTAACCTTTAGTCCTTGCAGCAACGCCATAGCGTTTGGTACAGAAACCACAAGCACAAATGTCTATCAACTGCCATACGAAGGCATAGCGGATCTCACAAAGATCGGTGCCCATTTGAAACCCCCGGATGATTTCATCTCGCAGGTAGCATTCTTTGGGGAGGCGGCGGAGAATTGCGAATGGGCATCCCCCGAGGCGTGTACCTCCACCTACTTTGTTCTAAAGGCTCAGTTTGTAGAAGTGATTGGCGCGCCCTTCTCGGGGGTTGAGATCAGAAAATGCACTATTATACTGGATATCCCCGGAGTCCCGACGCATCGGGTCGCCATTCCAGATGCCCTCAATGTCTTAAATCCATTGAATGATGAAGATCCTCGGCGGCTGGACACACCCGGTTATTTTATGTTTCCGCTTATTTCACCCAATACGAAAATTAAAGAATTGGTGGGGACGACAGTTCAAAGTTTGGTCGTTCAGGGAATCGGTGCCATTCCCTTTCTCGGTAACGCTTTGGCGATAATAGGGGCCGTAGAAACAGTCATACAAGCCGGCGAAGATTTCTATAAAATTTTGGAATCCACAGCAGATCCCAAAATAGTGGTAAGGTCGGAAGATGCCCACCGTATCCTCTTCATGATCAAAAGCCGGGTATCACGTATAGACTTCACATTGGTACAAGAGTTTCAACCGAAGGAAGAGGAGTGGAGGACACTCTTGAATCCACTGAAGAATCCGCTGAATCCACAACAAATACCAGCAGAATGGGTAAGAAACGGCATTAGTCCGTCCCTAGGAGAAATATCAGACTGGATAGATGAGCGCCTTGTGCCGACCTTTAAGTTGAGATATGAAGGGACGTGGGACCTGGAAAATGGGACCTTGGCAGCCCCGCGTGCACAACTGATGCTACTTGCAAACTATCCGCCATTCCAAGAACTCCCACCGGAAGTCCAAAAATATCTCTTCCAGCACTTCCGGGGGTTGGCAAATCCCGAGGCATGGCAGGTTCCAGAGGTGACATCCCTATTACCAAACTACCCGAATCCATTCAACCCCGAAACGTGGATACCGTATCAGTTGGCAAAACCCGCCGATGTGACACTGACGATCTACGACATCCAAGGACGCGTCGTGCAAAACTTAGATTTAGGGCATCAGCGTGCGGGTATGTACCACAGGCGGAGCCGGGCGGCACACTGGGATGGTAGAAATGCTTTAGGAGAGCCTGTCGCAAGTGGACTCTATTTCTATACACTCACAGCCGGCGATTTTTCTGCCACGCGGAAGATGCTCATACGGAAGTAG